The Candidatus Bathyarchaeota archaeon DNA segment TTTAGCGATTTCAAAACGGAAACCTTTCTCATTGATTACAGCCAATTTTCCAGGTGGAAACGAATTAGCCTTCGTTATGCCTATTTTCCATAGGGCTTTGCGTTCCGAAGCTACGGCACAAATGTTTTCGTTTTCACCGAAATAAAGTGGACATGCTCCAACCGCATCCCGCCCTACTACGATTTCGCCATCTCTTGCTATCGCAAAAACGTAGTCGCCATTAAGGCTTCGAATAAGGTACACCCCTTTGTTTTCAATATCCTCGAGCTTTCCAAGCAAATAGTCTACTTCACTTTTCGAAGGAGCAGGAAACAAGCGACCATCAAAAGCAAAAGTGAAATCTCGGTTTTGGACCGGTTGAGCTTTATCTTTGGACAAGATTTTGGCAAAATTATGACCTACTAAAATGTTCGAGTTCATGTCTTCTTTCCGTAGCTCTTCCACAGTGTTTTTTATCACTACTTTGTGGGGCGAAGCAACCCCAAAGGCATCGGAACCTCGGTGCATTAGCACCTCAAGCATTGTAACAACTACATCAGAGATGTTTGCGCCTTTTTTGTCTACAGCAGCAATCAAAGCACCCATTCATTTTTTCTCCACTTTAAAGGTAGGGGCAAATGGTAAAAAGTTAATCTTTAAAGCAGTATTGCATTAACATGTTTAGGGGGTAGATGAATGCCAATTCTCCCTATAGATACGATGCGCTATGGAACCAAAGAAATGAGAGAGATTTTTGAAGAAGAAAGCAAGCTTAAGCGAATGTTAGATGTTGAAGCTGCTCTTGCATGGGCACATGCCGAAGTTGGGAATGTCCCGCAAAAAGACGCAGAAATAATTATGAAGAAAGCATCAACACGATATGTTAAGCTGAAACGGGTCAAAGCTATCGAGAGCGAGATTAAACATGACGTTGCTTCAATTGTCAGGGCATTAGCTGAGCAATGTGGCTCAAGCGGTGCCTATGTTCATCTAGGTGCAACAAGCTATGACATCGTTGACACCGCAAACGCTCTTCTGCTAAAAGACGCTGTGAAGTTTATCGAACAGAAATTGGACAGCTTGGAGCAGATTTTGATGAAAAAAGCCAGCAAGTTTAAGAGAACAATTATGATTGGGAGGACACATGGTCAACACGCCTTACCAACAACTTTAGGCTTTAAATTCGCAGTTTGGATGCGAGAAAACGCTAGAAACATCCAGCGATTGGGGCAATGCCGTGAGCGTTTGCTCGTTGGAAAAATGACGGGTGCCGTGGGAACTCAAGCAGGTTTGGGTCGACATGCCATGGAGATTCAGAAACTTGTGATGAAGAAAATGGGCATAAAACACGCTGACATTTCCACGCAGATTGTGCAGCGTGATCGCCATGGCGAATTTATTTGTCTCTTAGCTTTAATTGCTTCTTCATTAGACAACATAGCTACAGAAATTCGGGAACTGCAACGACCGGAAATTGCGGAGTTATTCGAGGCTTTTGAATATGAGAAACAGGTTGGGAGCTCTGCAATGTCGCATAAACGTAACCCAGAAACTTGTGAAACGGTTTGTGGATTGGCGAAAGTTTTGAGAGGCTTAGTTTCGCCTTCACTTGAAAACGTTGTAACCTGGCATGAACGGGATTTGACACAGTCTTCAGCTGAACGCTTCGTGATCCCGGAAGCTTGCATTCTAGTTGATCACATGTTGTTCCTAATAATCAATGTTCTAGACAACCTGCGAGTTGACATAGAACGAATGAGGCGGAATTTGAAGATTACACAGGGACGGGCAATGTCTGAGGCTGTCATGACAGCGCTTGTAAAGAAGGGAATGAACCGCCAAGAAGCCCATGAACTTCTAAGAAAGCTGACAATCAAGAGCGAATTAGAAAGTCGTCACTTCAAAGAAGCCTTAGCTGAGAGCGGAAAAATACGGAAGTTCTTAACAGAAACAGAGATTAGTGACGCTCTTAACCCGCAGAAATATTTAGGCACTGCCATCGAGCAAGTAGAGCTAGTTATAAAGAAAACACAAAAAAGAAGAAAAGCAAGAGCACGAACGTGATTTACTTTCCAAATCTACGTTTACGCCGTTGATAAGTTCTCACTGCCCGCAATAAATCAATTCTCCGAAAATCCGGCCAAAACATATCTAGAAAACACAGCTCGCTGTAGGCACTTTGCCACAGCAAAAACCCACTTAGCCGCTCCTCTCCGCTAGTCCTAATAATTAAGTCCGGATCAGGCCTTGGCATGTAAGCTGTATACAAGAATTTCTCAAATGTGCCTTCGTTGATCTTCTCCACTAGTAACTCTCCTTGCTTAACCTTCTCGGCGATTTTCTTGGCGGCATCCACTATCTCAGCTCGTCCTCCATAAGCCAAGGCTATGGTCAAGAACTGTTTATCGTACGCTTGTGTGGCCTTCTCTACTTCCCGAATTAACTCTTGCAGCTTTTTCGGCAGGAGTTCAGCTCGTCCAATAACTTTTACTCGAACCTCATTCTTATGAATGCGTTCATCAGCCAAGATCTCCCGTAACTTTTCCTCAGTAAGACGTAGAATCTCCTCAACCTCTCGTGGCTCCCGTGCAAAATTCTCAGTCGAAAATGAATACAAAGTCACACATCTTACACCTAGATCCAAACACCAATCAAGCAACTGGCTAACTCGTTCAGCTCCGTGTTTGTGACCCATCCACGATTTGAGCAGCTGCTCAGAGGCCCAACGTCTATTGCCGTCTAAAATAATGGCAATGTGCTCTGGCATCTTGCCGCCTTTAACTTGGTGCCAGAGCCACCGTTCGTAAATTCTGTAGGCACCAATTGCCGAAAGTATTCCTTTTAGCATAGTAATGAAACCTCAAAGTTGTGCGTCTTCTAAAGCATGAGCACAAACGCAACTGCGCGTCTTCGGTAGAAGAACAATTGCCTCTTTTAAAACTTGTTCAATGACGAATTTTTTCTTTTCCGCAATCTCTGTTAGTTCGCTGATGGTTTGATGTTTCTGCAAGCCAACGGCCATATTAGAAACGTAGCAGAGTGAAGCATAACACATCTCTAATTCTCGAGCAAGAACAGCTTCAGGCAAGCCAGTCATCCCCACTATGTCACATCCAAAACTTCGAAGCATCTTAACTTCGGTGGGGGTTTCATATCGTGGACCTTCGGTGCAAGCTAAAACTGCTTCATCCCAAACGCTTTCTGCAGCATGTTTTGCCGCTTTTATCAAAGCATCACGAATCTCTGGACAATAGGGCTGAGACATATCTATATGTGTCACAGGGGCACATTCATAGAAAGTTCCTTTTCTAAGCTTAGTGAAGTCCAAAAAATCGTTAGGAACTACCAATTCTCCAAGCTCTAAGCGTCTGTTTATGCCACCCACAGCATTAGTTGCAAAAACTCGTTCCACTCCAAGCAGGTGCAAAGCAAAAATGTTGGCACGATAATTTATACGATGCGGGGGAACTGTGTGACTCAAGCCGTGACGAGAAAGAAAAGCTACGGCTTTGCCTCCGATTCCTCCAACAGAGATTGGCGAAGGCAAACCGTAAGGAGTCCCGATTCGAACATGCTCTACTTCTCTCAGTAAACCTTCTAAACCACTACCCCCAATAAGAGCTACACTAGCTTTGCTCAAATTCTTCAACTTTCTTTTTCCTCTTCTTGAAAAAGCTGCCGTATTTTATATTAATTACAAGAGCTACAAGAGAAATTGCAATAGCCAACAATATACCAATGAATATTGTGAAAACGAGTTCTGCCCATGCCACTGTGGGATCAATAAGAATTTCTGAAACTTGCTTAAATATTTGTGAAGACCAAGCGATCACAACAGTAATAACTAGTGTGCGTAGAAGTCGAATGTCGCGCTTGAAATACCAATGGATTGCTCTTCCAGATAATACTACACAAATCCCAATGACCATTAGGTATATGCCTTGCCCAATAAACTCACCTGTAAACCTTGGCAGCAGACTTAGCCATGCATCCAGAGTTGTTGGTGGAGTGCTAAGACTTGAATAGTATGCTGTTGCTCCGTTTATCCCGAGAAATATTCCGACAGCAGCTGCTATGATTCCTCCAGCAAGGGCAAAGCCTGAAATCTGAACTGGAAGTGGAGGAGGTTCGTATTCTTTGATCCACCGAAGAAAGTTCATCGTTGCTTTGTCAATGCCGAATCCTTTGACAAGAAGAACAGCTCCTAAAACTAGGAGAAAGGCTATCCACGTATAGTATAGCAAGCCCCCAAGATACATGATGGCTAAAATTATTAGCAGGAGTCCTGGAACTCCGAGGGCAACTCGTGAGTAGCGGGGGGTTTCTGTGAGCATCTTGAGATATTTACCGAAAAGTGCTACAGTTTCTTCGATGGATTTGCTGTGTTTGATGATAATTCTTCGAACCGACGTGACAGGCACCCTCGATTCAACCAAGGGGAGTACCGCCTCATCTGAGTATCCATCAGTTACGAGGATGACACTGTTGGCTGGAAAAGCTTTTAAAACTTGTTTTAGTTCTCTGACCAGTTTCCGGTCTGCGTCGACACCGAGCAACTGTGAGCCAGAGATTGTGGCGATTTGGAATTTTTCATGTCGTTGGCCTTGCTTTTTAAGTTGGTCGTAAACTCTCACAGCTTCAAACATGGCGTTGGCGTCTGGCTCTTCGGGATCTTTTAAGGCTAGTGAAACAGCGGCATCAAGATTTTTCTCTCTGCCTAGTATAGGGGTTTTATCTTCTGTCTTAGTGCCTATGTCGCCATCTCGGTCAACGCATAAAATCAGTAATCTTTCTTCTTTTTCTTTTGAAGCCATAGATAGTTTCCACTTTTGTTTGTAGGTTGTCGCAACTTTAACTTTACGTTCTATTAATAAGAGATTTCGTGTGCAGTATAAGTATTTAGCCTATAATTTCTAGAATTTAGACAAGTCCTTTGGATTTCCTGAAGAACATGATACCATTCTTGCCGACAATTATTCGAAGCAGGCGCAGAAAAAGAACATGACCTTTTAGTGCACCGAGAACACGATTAGAAGCAATGTCTATCCAAGTCATCGAATTGAAAAGCCTCATAAAGAAACTGCAAAACAATGGACACCAAACCATACACACACAAAGACCAGACTAGTTGCTCATTGTCAAGCTGGGGCTTAAACTCAAACGCCAATTACACAAAGTAAATGGTAAGAGGGGACATGGGTGTATCGCTATCTTCTTGGAAATCCTTGTGCTGTATGCAGAAGCCTGAACTTTCAGGCGTCAAAACGTGCAGTGAGGAAGTCTCCTATCTGAATTAGACTAAACATTCTCAACCGCGGCAGAATATGTAGCTTGAGGATGAACGTCGCTTTAGGCTGCTTTAAGGTGATTAAGCATTCCATAATTTATTCAGATTGTTGTGGGTTTTGGAAAGTTTGTGCTCTATCAGCAAACGTGATTTCAATTGAATCGTGCAACTGTTCAATGTTAATGGCAGAAATAGTGACTTTTCAGACAAATTCATTAAACTGAACGCGTGGAGAATCATAAAAGATAACAATTCGTTGCGAAGTACATTGTATTCCGCAGGGGTTTCGAGTCGCATTTCAGTTTTCAGGTAAGGAGTTCTCATTGGGCCACAGACCTACCCCCCTCCCCCTATCTTTTGTTACATTCGGGCTTTCAGATATGGATCCTTTGCAAGTGTGAAATGCGCACGGTTGTTTTCAAGAACTTTTTTCTGGAGGAAGTTAACGTTAAGAAAAGCCCAAAACCGCAGGTTTCCTAAGCATCTACTATAGAGGCTTTGGGGATTCCCGGTGTCTGCAGAAATGACTAGGTCTCACATACTTGTGAGACTTAATCTGTGTCACTGAACATTATCTGACTGGTTGCTGTCTCATGTGACTGCTCTAGTTAACTGGTTTGCCATGGGTTCCGCACGCGTAAATTAGGTCTCTTCTTCCGCCAAGAGCTTGAATTCTTCAAGCGTTAGTTTTTTGCCTTGTTCTAGTTCCTTCAACGCTTTCGCTTTCAACTTCTTTCGTGTCTCTTCTTGCTTCAGTGTTCTTTCTTTTTCTTCAGTTTCAGCTAACCCTTTTTTTAGTGCTTTAACCTTCCTCTCGACTGCGATATATTCTTCGCGGATATTCTGTGATTTCTGCTTACTTTGGAGGAAAACTTGGTGATAGTGGTCTGATTCAGGTTGTAATGCTTTTGCTTTGTCTATGGTTTCCATCATTTTCTTGTGGAGTTCTTGGCTTTGGTCGGCCACTTCTGAAAGTCGTGTGTGGAAAAGTTTCGCTTCTTTGTCCATTGCTTTTGTTTTGTCGTGTAATCTTGTGATTTTCTCTTTTGTGTCACTTATTTTTTGGTAGATGTTTAGTTGGACTTCAAGTCGATCTGCCTTTTCAACGAGGGGTTTTTCTTCCTGAAGTGTTAAGGAGGTTGTTTGAATCTTCCATTCGATTTCCTCTTTTTCTTTCCTTAGAGTATTGGCAGTCTGTTTTGGTTTCTTTGCGTTTAGAAGCTGCAACTTTTCTTTGAGTTGTTTGATTTCTTTAATTTTCTTTTTCATTAGCTCTCTTGTCTGGTCTCTTTGCATCTTTAATGTTTTTACTCTGGTATTTGTTGCGTCACGTCTTTCTCTAGTGTTTGCAGCCTCCAATCGCAAGTCCTTAATTTGTTTGTGGATCGCGTTTCTTTTTTCTGCCCATTGCTCCGTTTCTTTGTTGAAAGAGTCTCGTTGCTGTTTAAGAGGTTTGAGTTGTTGGTTTAGTTTTTTTATTTTCTCTATTAGTTCATCAGACAATTTTTTTGCCTCTTTCACTTTCAGTTGATCCAATTTCCAATGGCAAGTCGACGAATCGCTCATGCATATCTACCATCTAGGCGCACGAAAATATGTGTTGTCGGTTGAATGGAGAATGTTGAGGAAAATCCGTTTATCGATGAGTTTGAAACAGGCTTATTCAAGTATGATTCTTGCATCAACCGTTTTTGCTCCCTTCTCATAAACCATAATCGGGTTCAGGTCTAATTCCTTTATTTCTTGGTGATCTGTCACAAGTTTTGAAGTGTTGACTATTATTTCTGCTATGGCGTTAATGTCTAAGGGCGGCTGATTTCTGTATCCTTTCAAAACTGGGTAGGCTTTTATCTCAGTGATCATTAACTCGGCTTCTTGTTTTGTTACTGGAGCAATGCGAAAAGCCACATCTTTTAGAATTTCTACGAAGATTCCGCCGAGGCCGAACATTACTGTTGGACCAAACTGATCATCTTTAATGGCGCCTATTATGACTTCTGTTGAGGATGGAGCCATTTCTTGCACTAGGATACCGAATATTTTCGCGCTTGGCTGATGATTATTCACATTTGCCAGAATTGTTCTGTAAGCCCTTTCCACCTCAGGGCCAGTTTTCAGGTCTAGCATAACACCGCCTACATCAGATTTGTGAATAATATCAGGTGAAACAATTTTTAGCACAACAGGAAAGCCTATTTCTTCAGCAAACTTCACTGCCTCCTCCTCTTTCTTAGCTACTTCAAATCGCGTGACTGGAATGTTATACTCTTGACAAATAGTCTTGGCTTCAGGCTCTAGGAGGCTTTTCCTATTTTCTTTACATACGCTAGCGAGGATTTCTGAAACTTTTCCCATAGCCCAACACTCCTTGACTCATTTTAGACGCTGGAGGCTTAAGATATTTTAGCCTTGACTATTGCTGAATTGTTAAACTTTTGGGTTGCCACCAATAAGAAGCCAGACTATGCTAAGATAAGAAAGCCAAATGAAACATAATTATCTGTCAGCAGTCCACATAAACCTTCAATTACGCTGCCTTAGGTAATTTGCGGAAATCCCTAAATAATCACTTTGCATATTTTTAGAGTTAGACAGCAATTATGGAAGTGATAATATTTTCCATAACCTCTGAGATACAGATCAAAGAATTCAAACAGTGGCTTGGAGACGAAACAGCGAACATTTTGCAGCCTTTTAACGAGCAAGCTAAGAAATTAGTTGACAAAATAAAGGAGAGACTAAACAATGCCCGCAAAGCTTGTGAGAAACTGGCAGAAGAAGGAACTAAAGAAATGGAAAGAGGAAAGGCAGCCCGCAAAGCTAGAGTTACAGAAAAGCTTTCCAGATATTTTCTGAAACAAATCGGCAAAATAGCCTTTCCAGACAAAATGTCCTTCAGTGAACTACATAATCTGCATAAAGATTTAGAGAAAATGTTTTCTTATGTTGCGCGAGAAAGGAATGCTTGGTTTCCCCGAATTTCACCCTTGTTCATAATTACGAGAAAAAAAGTTGACTTCGCATTCACTAGACTAGTAGGTTCCATCTCAGAGTTAGGTAATTTCTTGTCAGCTGAGTATTCAAAGGCAGAAGCCATAGAGAAACTGTTTTTGGAGGCTAATGAAATGATGAGATTACTAGACGAATCAAGCAAGTATGAAGGGCACAGAGCGAGTATTGAAGAGAAGATGCAATTTCTTCAGCAAAAGATGGAAGAAAGCGAAAAAAACAGCGAATCTATTAAAAGCAGTGCGGAACTCGGCGATCTTGCTGAAATGAACCGGAAAATTCAACAGCTAAGAAAACAGGTGAAATACGATTTGAGGCATCTTCAAAAACCTTTCATGAAGTTTGCAAATCTGACAAGGGGTCCCGGGTACACTCTTTCCGCAGAAGAGATAGAAAAGCTTAGCCACTACTTGGATGATTCGTTTATTGCTTTTGCTACCGAAAAGCCTGGTTACCCGACGCTTAAAAGTATATTAAGAAAGATAGAACGGGCGATGGATGGAGGAAAACTCAAGCTGAAGAGTAGCCGTTTGAGAAAGGGCAGAGAGGAAATCAATGCAATTCTGAACAAAAATAAATTGGATAGCTTGCATCAAGACTGTACACACGCTTTTTCATTAAATCAGCAGTTGATCTCTTCAAAGGAAACACAAGTAGCACAAAGAAAAGCCAAACAACTACAAAGGAGATTCGAGGAACTGCGAAAACGAAAAGACGCATCTGGAGCTAGGCTAGATACACTGGTAAAAGAGCATAAACAACTACTGAAAAAGGTTAACGAACAAAAGAAGATGCTGGAGAAATTAGTGTACGAAATCTTGGAAAAGAACGTTAAAATAAAGCTTAGATAAGAACGACCATGTTACATGTCAAGAATTGTGCGTGCAAGTCGAAAAGCCATAAGAAAAAAGGCGCTGCGGATTCCTTTTCTTCCTTACTGTGAAAATCACGTTTCTTGCAACGCGGCGACCTTTCTATATAAACCGAAAAAGAGAAGCCATAGAAATGTATCAAGGTTAGATCGGCGAAAAACACCTCATTCTATCTGGTTATAGGAGCTTTGCAACTTCAGACGAACGATTTTTAAGGACATGATTATGAAAACGACTAGTGCAGAGACACATTGTTAAAGAAAAGACAGGTAAGAATCACTATCGTGCATGTCTCTAGCGAATTTGTGGATTGGGCTTGCTCAGATGCTCGTTTTCACAACTCAATGGTTTCACCGTAGTGGCTTGCGACTATAACAACATCGTAAATGTTGATTACTCCATCTTCCACCAAATCAGCTCTCGGGTCCCAGCAAGGCTCTCCTTCCAAACATCCATAGATTCCAGTAACAGCAACAACATCGAAAATGTCTACATCTCCGTCACCGTCAATGTCGGGGTTCATCTTTACTTTTACTATGCCATCGACATAGACATTGTCTAGGGTATCGGTTTCACCCTTTACAGTGCTTGCAATCGCACTTATGGAGTATTTGCCACTTAGTGTGCTTGTTGTATTCCAAGAGAAGATTAATGTTGTTTGCTCCGTTGGAGCCAAGTTAATAACCGTAAGTGTTTGAATGGCGTTAAGTGTGGGTGGATTGAGCTGCTCGAAGGCTTGGTTAGATATGATGAATCCATTGATGGCGACGTTGTTAATATACCAGCCCTCCTCGAGGTGCCCTAAGTCGGTCATGTAGCGGAAGCCCAGAAGCACAGTCTCTCCAGCGTAGTCGCTGAGGTTAAACGTCATTGTCATCCACTCTGGCCAGCCTTCACCAGTTCCAGTGAATCCTGGAAGATTTGCAATAATGCTTGAATCCGTGTCAGGTTGATGCTCGTGAGTGGTATACGCATTTTCTAGGGAAGCCCACGTTGCTCCTTCATCGGTAG contains these protein-coding regions:
- the purB gene encoding adenylosuccinate lyase; translation: MPILPIDTMRYGTKEMREIFEEESKLKRMLDVEAALAWAHAEVGNVPQKDAEIIMKKASTRYVKLKRVKAIESEIKHDVASIVRALAEQCGSSGAYVHLGATSYDIVDTANALLLKDAVKFIEQKLDSLEQILMKKASKFKRTIMIGRTHGQHALPTTLGFKFAVWMRENARNIQRLGQCRERLLVGKMTGAVGTQAGLGRHAMEIQKLVMKKMGIKHADISTQIVQRDRHGEFICLLALIASSLDNIATEIRELQRPEIAELFEAFEYEKQVGSSAMSHKRNPETCETVCGLAKVLRGLVSPSLENVVTWHERDLTQSSAERFVIPEACILVDHMLFLIINVLDNLRVDIERMRRNLKITQGRAMSEAVMTALVKKGMNRQEAHELLRKLTIKSELESRHFKEALAESGKIRKFLTETEISDALNPQKYLGTAIEQVELVIKKTQKRRKARART
- the uppS gene encoding polyprenyl diphosphate synthase, giving the protein MLKGILSAIGAYRIYERWLWHQVKGGKMPEHIAIILDGNRRWASEQLLKSWMGHKHGAERVSQLLDWCLDLGVRCVTLYSFSTENFAREPREVEEILRLTEEKLREILADERIHKNEVRVKVIGRAELLPKKLQELIREVEKATQAYDKQFLTIALAYGGRAEIVDAAKKIAEKVKQGELLVEKINEGTFEKFLYTAYMPRPDPDLIIRTSGEERLSGFLLWQSAYSELCFLDMFWPDFRRIDLLRAVRTYQRRKRRFGK
- a CDS encoding S-methyl-5'-thioinosine phosphorylase, which gives rise to MSKASVALIGGSGLEGLLREVEHVRIGTPYGLPSPISVGGIGGKAVAFLSRHGLSHTVPPHRINYRANIFALHLLGVERVFATNAVGGINRRLELGELVVPNDFLDFTKLRKGTFYECAPVTHIDMSQPYCPEIRDALIKAAKHAAESVWDEAVLACTEGPRYETPTEVKMLRSFGCDIVGMTGLPEAVLARELEMCYASLCYVSNMAVGLQKHQTISELTEIAEKKKFVIEQVLKEAIVLLPKTRSCVCAHALEDAQL
- a CDS encoding DUF373 family protein, which encodes MASKEKEERLLILCVDRDGDIGTKTEDKTPILGREKNLDAAVSLALKDPEEPDANAMFEAVRVYDQLKKQGQRHEKFQIATISGSQLLGVDADRKLVRELKQVLKAFPANSVILVTDGYSDEAVLPLVESRVPVTSVRRIIIKHSKSIEETVALFGKYLKMLTETPRYSRVALGVPGLLLIILAIMYLGGLLYYTWIAFLLVLGAVLLVKGFGIDKATMNFLRWIKEYEPPPLPVQISGFALAGGIIAAAVGIFLGINGATAYYSSLSTPPTTLDAWLSLLPRFTGEFIGQGIYLMVIGICVVLSGRAIHWYFKRDIRLLRTLVITVVIAWSSQIFKQVSEILIDPTVAWAELVFTIFIGILLAIAISLVALVINIKYGSFFKKRKKKVEEFEQS
- a CDS encoding acetate--CoA ligase family protein — protein: MGKVSEILASVCKENRKSLLEPEAKTICQEYNIPVTRFEVAKKEEEAVKFAEEIGFPVVLKIVSPDIIHKSDVGGVMLDLKTGPEVERAYRTILANVNNHQPSAKIFGILVQEMAPSSTEVIIGAIKDDQFGPTVMFGLGGIFVEILKDVAFRIAPVTKQEAELMITEIKAYPVLKGYRNQPPLDINAIAEIIVNTSKLVTDHQEIKELDLNPIMVYEKGAKTVDARIILE